In Granulicatella elegans, one genomic interval encodes:
- a CDS encoding cysteine desulfurase family protein has translation MIYFDNSATTKIAPEALQSYVQTSERFWGNPSSLHRLGGQAFQVLEKAREHIAVLLGAKTEEIYVTSGGTESNNWAIKGTALEKRVFGNHIITTKIEHPSVLNTVKQLAQLGFEISYLDVNDNGEISLEQLESMLKKETILVSVMAVNNEIGVSQNIEEISRVLEQFPWVHFHVDAVQGLEQVPELLALGRIDLLSLSAHKFHGPRGVGILYKKAGRKIQSLLTGGGQEKTERSTTENLPGIVAMAKAMRMYLEADHPMKEIRDYLWNFLEKQPQIKIFSPKEGVDHILCFALKGVRGEVLVHAFEEEDIYISTTSACSSKKSDSSSTLVAMNIPDYWATSAVRASFSYLNTVEEAKQFVVVLEKLMKKFEFLI, from the coding sequence ATGATTTATTTTGATAATTCAGCAACAACAAAAATTGCTCCAGAAGCATTACAATCATATGTTCAAACAAGCGAGCGTTTTTGGGGAAATCCTTCAAGCTTACATCGACTTGGAGGACAAGCCTTTCAAGTATTAGAAAAAGCAAGAGAACATATTGCAGTTCTTTTAGGTGCTAAAACAGAAGAAATTTATGTTACTTCTGGTGGGACTGAAAGTAATAACTGGGCCATTAAAGGTACTGCGCTTGAAAAAAGAGTGTTTGGGAATCATATTATTACAACCAAAATTGAACATCCCTCTGTTTTAAATACAGTGAAACAATTAGCTCAATTAGGATTTGAAATCAGTTATTTAGATGTCAATGACAATGGTGAAATTTCACTGGAGCAATTAGAATCCATGCTTAAAAAGGAAACAATTTTAGTTTCTGTAATGGCGGTCAATAATGAAATTGGTGTGAGTCAAAATATCGAAGAGATTTCTCGTGTTTTGGAACAGTTTCCATGGGTTCATTTTCATGTTGATGCTGTTCAAGGGCTAGAACAAGTTCCAGAGTTATTAGCTCTTGGACGAATTGACTTACTAAGTTTATCTGCTCATAAATTCCATGGACCACGTGGAGTTGGAATACTTTATAAAAAAGCAGGAAGAAAAATTCAGTCGTTATTAACAGGTGGAGGTCAGGAAAAGACCGAACGTAGTACAACCGAGAATTTACCAGGAATTGTGGCTATGGCTAAAGCTATGCGTATGTATTTAGAAGCTGATCACCCTATGAAGGAAATTCGAGACTATTTATGGAATTTTTTAGAAAAACAACCTCAAATTAAAATTTTCTCTCCAAAAGAGGGAGTGGATCATATTCTTTGCTTTGCCTTAAAAGGAGTTCGTGGAGAAGTACTAGTGCATGCATTTGAAGAGGAAGACATTTATATTTCAACAACTTCAGCTTGTTCAAGTAAAAAATCTGATAGTTCTAGTACCTTAGTTGCTATGAATATTCCTGATTATTGGGCAACAAGTGCTGTTCGAGCAAGTTTTTCATATTTGAATACAGTGGAGGAAGCAAAACAATTTGTAGTAGTATTAGAAAAATTAATGAAAAAATTTGAATTTTTAATATAA
- the thiI gene encoding tRNA uracil 4-sulfurtransferase ThiI yields MFTQKLANNIKKALMNYPQVRVFPDYDFMYLDLNGVPQEEIIPLLKPIFGIQSFSPVYILEKEMEKVKEVVLNLVGKENPNGKTFKIATKRSDHEFVMDTNEINLFLGDAVLEAYPEIRVQLKQPDITVRVDVRRQHIMVSLQTIQGAGGLPVGTSGRVSLMLSGGIDSPVAAYLAMKRGMEVQCVHFASPPYTSPQALVKTKQLAAKVAIYGGSLQFFTVPFTEIQEEIKKAVPENYLMTIMRRMMLRITDQLREKNHGLAIANGESVGQVASQTLESMIAINDVTNTPIIRPVATMDKLDIIAIAQEIDTFELSIQPFEDCCTVFAPPSPKTKPKLEKAREYEARLNVEALVARAVENTVVEEITPNYVAEEVENSVEMDDLF; encoded by the coding sequence ATGTTTACGCAAAAATTAGCGAATAATATTAAAAAAGCATTGATGAATTACCCTCAAGTTCGTGTGTTTCCAGATTATGATTTTATGTACTTAGATTTAAATGGAGTTCCTCAAGAAGAAATTATTCCATTATTAAAACCAATTTTTGGTATTCAGTCATTTTCTCCTGTGTATATTTTAGAAAAAGAGATGGAGAAAGTGAAAGAGGTTGTATTGAATTTAGTTGGAAAAGAAAATCCAAATGGAAAAACCTTTAAAATTGCAACAAAGCGTAGTGACCATGAATTTGTGATGGATACGAATGAGATTAATTTATTTTTAGGAGATGCCGTATTAGAAGCCTATCCAGAAATTCGTGTTCAATTGAAACAACCGGATATTACAGTTCGTGTAGATGTTCGTCGTCAACATATTATGGTGAGTTTACAAACGATTCAAGGTGCTGGAGGTTTACCAGTTGGAACAAGTGGTAGAGTCTCCTTAATGTTATCAGGAGGAATTGATTCTCCAGTTGCAGCTTATCTTGCAATGAAGAGAGGAATGGAAGTACAATGTGTGCATTTTGCAAGTCCACCTTATACAAGTCCTCAAGCATTAGTGAAAACAAAACAATTAGCCGCAAAAGTAGCTATTTATGGGGGGAGTTTACAATTCTTTACTGTTCCATTTACAGAAATTCAAGAAGAAATTAAAAAAGCTGTCCCTGAAAATTACTTAATGACGATCATGCGTAGAATGATGCTACGAATTACAGATCAATTACGTGAGAAAAACCATGGATTAGCGATTGCAAATGGTGAATCAGTAGGACAAGTAGCTTCTCAAACATTAGAAAGCATGATTGCGATTAATGATGTTACGAATACACCAATCATACGACCAGTTGCGACAATGGATAAATTAGATATTATCGCCATTGCACAAGAAATTGATACATTTGAATTATCGATTCAGCCATTTGAAGACTGCTGTACCGTTTTTGCACCACCTAGTCCAAAAACAAAACCAAAATTAGAAAAAGCAAGAGAGTACGAAGCAAGATTGAATGTTGAAGCATTAGTAGCTAGAGCAGTAGAAAATACAGTAGTAGAAGAAATTACTCCAAACTATGTAGCAGAAGAAGTAGAAAATTCTGTTGAGATGGATGATTTGTTTTAA
- a CDS encoding N-acetylmuramoyl-L-alanine amidase → MENVKKIMRNKNVQYFMSFSAFLLAFGFSIIPLIDANPAPFSTRNETTVVANHQEEDENENNEKLDKSQVAQVAAVESDTSVKLYQEPNSQQFPIAEVKKGEYVLVLHKVNDEWLQVQFHQQVAWMPTKDVLLTHLMIGHSSGPVSLYKEASSSSQVVTSIPFGQPFYLLDDQQSNFSKVSYNGQEGYVDNNQLNYAVDHMNELYKLQAVLPQTLDAKKMISTKLKETPLYESADLFSKRVSTVNAGTIFNYEDRENDFYKVSIGNGKKAYVPYWLVNANFAAVETDAQIPQGIEHAKIVIDPGHGGDDPGAVVTFSEKHEADHTLTTALLLKKELENLGATVILTRDSDKSVSLENRAQLSNREQANAFISLHFDSGPTANASGTTGYYFTSTSENLAQTVNKYIARNLALKSQGTKFQNFLVLRENKQPSILLELGYLNNPDDNKLIESSEYQENIAKSIASALKEYFQ, encoded by the coding sequence ATGGAAAACGTTAAAAAAATTATGCGTAATAAAAACGTTCAATATTTCATGAGTTTTAGTGCTTTCCTTCTTGCCTTTGGTTTTTCAATTATTCCATTAATAGATGCTAATCCAGCTCCATTTTCTACTCGTAATGAAACAACTGTAGTTGCCAATCATCAAGAGGAAGATGAAAATGAAAATAATGAAAAACTTGACAAGTCTCAAGTTGCTCAAGTAGCAGCTGTAGAAAGTGATACTTCAGTTAAATTGTATCAAGAACCTAATTCTCAACAATTTCCTATTGCTGAAGTAAAAAAAGGGGAATACGTACTCGTTCTGCATAAAGTAAATGATGAATGGCTACAAGTTCAATTTCATCAACAAGTTGCATGGATGCCTACAAAAGATGTCTTATTAACTCATTTAATGATTGGACATTCAAGTGGTCCCGTATCACTTTATAAAGAAGCTAGTAGCTCATCACAAGTTGTGACATCAATCCCATTCGGACAACCATTCTATTTATTAGATGATCAACAGTCCAACTTTTCTAAAGTATCCTATAATGGACAAGAAGGTTATGTTGACAATAATCAATTAAACTATGCTGTTGACCATATGAATGAGTTATACAAATTACAAGCCGTATTACCACAAACTTTAGATGCTAAAAAGATGATTTCAACAAAATTAAAAGAAACACCTTTATATGAATCTGCTGATTTATTCTCTAAGAGAGTAAGCACTGTTAATGCAGGCACTATTTTTAATTATGAAGATCGTGAAAATGATTTTTATAAAGTCTCCATTGGTAATGGCAAAAAAGCTTATGTACCCTATTGGTTAGTGAATGCAAACTTCGCTGCAGTAGAAACTGATGCACAAATTCCACAAGGAATTGAACATGCTAAGATTGTCATTGACCCAGGTCACGGTGGAGATGATCCAGGTGCTGTTGTTACTTTTAGTGAGAAACACGAAGCCGATCATACGCTAACAACTGCTCTATTATTGAAAAAAGAATTGGAAAATTTAGGAGCAACTGTTATTCTAACTCGTGACTCTGATAAGAGTGTTAGTTTAGAAAATCGTGCTCAATTGAGTAATCGAGAACAAGCAAATGCCTTCATTAGTTTACACTTTGATTCCGGTCCAACTGCAAATGCCTCAGGTACAACTGGATATTATTTTACATCAACTAGTGAAAACTTAGCACAAACTGTGAATAAATATATTGCACGTAATTTAGCCTTAAAGAGCCAAGGAACAAAATTCCAAAACTTCTTAGTATTACGTGAAAATAAACAACCTTCTATTCTTTTAGAATTGGGTTATTTAAATAATCCGGATGATAATAAATTAATTGAGTCATCGGAATATCAAGAAAATATTGCCAAAAGTATCGCAAGTGCTTTGAAAGAATATTTCCAATAA
- a CDS encoding deoxyribonuclease IV, with product MLLGSHVSMSGKEMMLLSAKEAANYKANTMMVYTGAPQNTRRKPIEELMIPQGQAFMQANGIEEVVVHAPYIINLANTTKEGYLDFAIEFLREEIRRAEAIGAKQVVLHPGSHVGAGVDVGIAQIVKGLNEVIDKNQKVQIALETMAGKGTELGRTFEEIARMIDGVTYNDRLSVTLDTCHIHDAGYNLKEDFSGVLTEFDKVIGLDRLKVLHINDSKNVCGAHKDRHANFGFGEIGFDALMQVVSEEKFKNIPKILETPYVGEDKKNQKAPYLYEIQMIRQNQFDPDLFSKIISQ from the coding sequence ATGTTATTAGGATCTCATGTTTCTATGAGTGGAAAAGAAATGATGTTATTATCTGCAAAAGAAGCAGCTAATTATAAAGCCAATACGATGATGGTGTATACTGGTGCACCTCAAAATACAAGAAGAAAACCAATTGAAGAATTAATGATTCCACAAGGGCAAGCATTTATGCAAGCAAATGGAATTGAAGAAGTAGTCGTACATGCTCCTTATATTATTAATTTAGCAAACACGACAAAAGAAGGATATTTAGATTTTGCAATTGAATTTTTAAGAGAAGAAATTCGTCGTGCGGAAGCTATCGGTGCTAAACAAGTGGTCCTTCATCCAGGTTCTCACGTTGGTGCTGGAGTTGATGTTGGTATTGCGCAAATTGTTAAAGGACTGAATGAAGTTATTGATAAAAATCAAAAAGTGCAAATTGCTCTTGAAACGATGGCAGGAAAAGGAACTGAATTAGGTCGAACTTTTGAAGAAATTGCTCGTATGATAGACGGTGTTACTTATAATGATCGATTATCTGTGACATTGGATACTTGTCATATTCATGATGCAGGGTACAACTTAAAGGAAGATTTTTCAGGAGTATTGACTGAATTTGATAAAGTGATTGGTTTAGATCGCTTAAAGGTATTGCATATTAATGATTCTAAAAATGTATGTGGAGCACACAAAGACCGTCATGCAAATTTTGGATTTGGAGAAATTGGTTTTGATGCTTTAATGCAAGTTGTATCAGAAGAAAAATTTAAAAATATTCCTAAAATTTTAGAAACTCCATATGTTGGGGAAGATAAGAAAAATCAAAAAGCCCCATATTTATATGAAATCCAAATGATTCGTCAAAATCAATTTGACCCAGATTTATTTTCAAAAATTATTAGTCAGTAA
- a CDS encoding Fur family transcriptional regulator, which translates to MPHNYEHECCHHNDNHKKECCHHHEVEHTKHECCHNHGEEHSHHKHECCHHDKEAHHHSSKNEKQHQHCHCHHGQIEKAIQLLKQAGFKYTSKREKIIEIFSHEDRYLSAKQVQQLLETDFPNMSYDTIYRNLYDFTDLGILETMEWNGEKLFRFGCSHEGHHHHFICEKCGRTKEIEFCPMTYFETQLEGCEVHSHRFEVFGLCEKCAHAAS; encoded by the coding sequence ATGCCACACAATTACGAACACGAATGTTGTCACCATAACGATAATCATAAAAAAGAATGCTGTCATCACCATGAAGTAGAGCATACGAAACATGAATGCTGTCACAATCATGGTGAAGAACATTCCCATCATAAGCATGAATGTTGTCATCACGATAAAGAAGCACATCACCATTCAAGTAAAAATGAAAAACAGCACCAACACTGTCATTGTCATCATGGGCAAATTGAAAAGGCGATTCAGTTATTAAAGCAAGCAGGATTCAAGTATACGAGTAAACGTGAGAAAATCATTGAAATTTTTAGTCACGAAGATCGTTATTTATCTGCTAAACAAGTACAACAATTATTAGAAACTGATTTTCCAAATATGAGTTATGATACCATTTATCGTAATTTATATGACTTTACCGACTTAGGTATTTTAGAAACAATGGAATGGAATGGTGAAAAATTATTCCGTTTTGGTTGCAGTCATGAAGGACATCATCATCATTTTATTTGTGAAAAATGTGGACGAACAAAAGAAATTGAATTTTGTCCAATGACTTATTTTGAAACACAATTAGAAGGGTGTGAAGTACATTCGCATCGATTTGAAGTATTTGGATTATGTGAAAAATGTGCCCATGCAGCTTCTTAA
- the rpsU gene encoding 30S ribosomal protein S21, with protein sequence MSKTVVRKNESLDDALRRFKRTVSKTGTLQEARKREFYEKPSVRRKKKSEAARKRKF encoded by the coding sequence ATGTCAAAAACAGTTGTTCGTAAAAACGAATCACTTGATGATGCTCTTCGTCGCTTCAAACGTACTGTTTCAAAAACTGGTACTTTACAAGAGGCTCGTAAACGTGAGTTTTATGAAAAACCAAGTGTAAGACGTAAGAAAAAATCAGAGGCAGCTCGTAAACGTAAGTTCTAG
- a CDS encoding GatB/YqeY domain-containing protein — protein MSLKEILNNDIKTAMKAKDKETLAVLRMIKTAVQAAEIDKKEELNAEEELTILAREAKQRRESLAEFVKAGRDELVAKTEVEIEIVERYLPKQLSVEEVKEVIATVAEKIGATTQKEFGKLMGAVMQELKGKADGNVIKEQVKAHLG, from the coding sequence ATGAGTTTAAAAGAAATATTAAATAATGATATTAAAACAGCTATGAAAGCTAAAGATAAAGAAACTTTAGCAGTATTAAGAATGATTAAAACAGCAGTTCAAGCAGCAGAAATCGATAAAAAAGAAGAATTAAATGCTGAAGAAGAATTAACGATTTTAGCACGTGAAGCAAAACAACGTCGTGAATCATTAGCAGAATTTGTGAAGGCAGGACGTGATGAATTAGTTGCTAAAACAGAAGTAGAAATCGAAATTGTAGAACGTTACTTACCAAAACAATTATCAGTAGAAGAAGTAAAAGAAGTTATTGCCACTGTAGCTGAAAAAATTGGTGCAACAACTCAAAAAGAATTTGGTAAATTAATGGGTGCTGTGATGCAAGAATTAAAAGGAAAAGCAGACGGCAATGTCATTAAAGAACAAGTAAAAGCTCATTTAGGATAA
- a CDS encoding PhoH family protein, whose translation MEVNSVAEEIYKQALEIQDQPQLVQLFGSQDQHLRLLEETFETLITHREEQLLISGEEESVKQTIMLLEQLQELIGRGISISQTDIVTAIKMAKRGTLDYFLNLYNEEIGRTFSGKPIRAKTFGQQQYIHAIKKTDMVFGIGPAGTGKTFVAVVMAVQALKKGQVKKIILTRPAVEAGENLGFLPGDLKEKVDPYLRPIYDALYAIYGVEHTNRLLERGVIEVAPLAYMRGRTLEEAFIILDEAQNTTRAQMKMFLTRLGFGSKMIINGDKTQVDLPKGSHMSGLVDAENKLKGISGISFVEFDAFDVVRHPLVSSIIDAYSDQGE comes from the coding sequence ATGGAGGTTAACAGTGTGGCAGAAGAAATCTATAAACAAGCGTTAGAAATCCAAGATCAACCACAACTTGTTCAATTATTTGGTTCACAGGATCAACATTTGAGATTATTGGAAGAAACGTTTGAAACACTTATTACTCATCGTGAAGAACAATTGTTAATTTCCGGTGAAGAAGAGTCTGTAAAACAAACGATAATGTTATTAGAACAACTACAAGAATTAATTGGTCGAGGAATTTCTATTTCTCAAACAGATATCGTCACAGCGATTAAAATGGCGAAAAGAGGGACATTAGATTATTTCTTAAATTTATATAATGAGGAAATTGGTCGAACATTTTCAGGCAAACCTATTCGTGCAAAAACATTTGGGCAACAACAATATATTCATGCAATTAAGAAAACGGATATGGTTTTTGGGATTGGACCTGCAGGAACTGGGAAAACTTTCGTAGCAGTTGTAATGGCAGTTCAAGCTTTGAAAAAAGGTCAAGTCAAGAAAATTATTTTAACACGACCAGCTGTTGAAGCCGGAGAAAACTTAGGATTTTTACCCGGGGATTTAAAAGAAAAGGTTGATCCATATTTACGTCCGATTTATGATGCGTTATATGCGATTTATGGAGTAGAACATACGAATCGTTTATTGGAACGAGGAGTGATAGAAGTAGCTCCACTTGCTTATATGCGTGGACGTACATTAGAAGAAGCATTTATTATTTTAGATGAAGCACAAAATACAACAAGAGCTCAAATGAAAATGTTCCTAACTCGTTTAGGATTTGGTTCAAAAATGATTATTAATGGGGATAAGACACAAGTAGACTTACCAAAAGGAAGTCATATGAGTGGTTTAGTAGATGCTGAAAATAAACTAAAAGGCATTAGCGGTATTTCTTTTGTGGAATTTGATGCATTTGATGTCGTTCGTCATCCATTAGTATCAAGTATTATTGATGCCTATTCAGATCAAGGTGAATAA
- a CDS encoding HD family phosphohydrolase, producing MRQKLRKFQEVLGIFYLPLLLFVTFIALLVIGYSSVKPTTYTVELNQVAKETIRAPRTLEDKAQTEKNQQIAMDAVSDVLVFDQERLTKQLTNIQQFFQAIKSVASKASAEIIKTDQSNSSEESVTRVATTQERVQYFKKSLEKENQSIREFAIFIPDKYISQLLQANNDQLASYEKTLKSVVEKQMKNAISESNVTKAQEEAKKTLFYSDYSDTERDLLGQLVTVSVIVNNVVDKEATQKAKDAAKAAVTPVKILQGQVLIQEGHVISNQEIRLIELFGLRNGQPNYHELLSYLILLTGIIVFLAVYFYKPTASDKQNSSDTATALTVFSLIFVAGAFLLKILALVQQRGVEHIGLVFPIAGFIYLLYRLTKSLRLTIFSIVLMPIFSWYYFSQPTNSLHLILTTVFLSMIAWIGILNENLWQNQSWMKRFMKYLFYPVLLGIPFVFYSNYEFQTQQTMFVFLFLGLSGFLSFLIPVILMPYLAYVFEDSSVLLWAELSNPNQPLLKDLITQAPGTYHHSLMVANISANCVEAIGGDSQLARVACYYHDIGKLEHPFFFIENLAGHMESPHKQLKAEESAQIIFNHVTKGVEILTQHQFPQAVIDICAQHHGTTLMKYFYAEALKNNPDVKEEDFRYPGPKPQTKEAAIINIVDSAEAATRAMKEPTLEKVEALVHSIIMNRLEDEQFIECDITMKEIAIVEKMIVTSLNGTFHSRIEYPTIKKQETK from the coding sequence ATGAGACAGAAACTACGAAAATTTCAGGAAGTTTTGGGCATTTTCTATTTGCCCTTGCTTCTTTTTGTAACATTTATTGCATTGTTAGTGATTGGGTATAGCAGTGTGAAGCCAACAACCTACACTGTTGAATTAAATCAAGTTGCTAAAGAAACAATTCGAGCGCCAAGAACTTTGGAAGATAAAGCTCAAACAGAGAAAAATCAACAAATTGCAATGGATGCTGTCAGTGATGTATTAGTGTTTGACCAAGAACGATTAACAAAACAATTAACAAATATTCAGCAATTTTTCCAAGCGATTAAATCAGTCGCTTCTAAAGCATCCGCAGAAATTATTAAAACAGATCAAAGTAATTCCTCTGAAGAATCTGTGACAAGAGTGGCAACGACTCAAGAAAGAGTTCAATATTTTAAGAAATCACTTGAAAAAGAGAATCAATCCATTCGTGAGTTTGCAATTTTCATACCGGATAAATATATTTCTCAATTATTACAAGCGAATAATGATCAATTAGCTTCTTATGAGAAGACATTGAAATCAGTTGTAGAAAAACAAATGAAAAATGCTATTAGTGAAAGTAACGTTACAAAAGCTCAAGAAGAAGCAAAGAAAACTTTATTTTATAGCGACTATTCTGATACAGAAAGAGATTTATTAGGACAATTAGTCACTGTTTCGGTTATTGTCAATAATGTGGTGGATAAAGAAGCAACTCAAAAAGCAAAAGATGCCGCTAAAGCAGCTGTAACACCTGTAAAAATTTTGCAAGGTCAGGTACTGATTCAAGAGGGGCACGTTATCTCAAATCAAGAAATTCGCCTTATTGAGTTATTTGGCTTAAGGAATGGACAACCAAACTATCATGAATTATTGAGTTATTTGATACTTTTAACAGGAATCATCGTTTTCTTAGCTGTATATTTTTATAAACCTACTGCATCTGATAAACAAAATTCTAGTGATACAGCAACAGCTTTAACTGTTTTTAGTTTGATATTTGTTGCTGGGGCATTTCTCTTGAAAATTCTTGCTTTAGTACAACAAAGAGGAGTAGAACATATTGGATTAGTATTCCCAATTGCTGGTTTTATTTATCTGTTGTATCGATTAACAAAAAGTTTAAGATTAACGATTTTTTCAATTGTATTAATGCCAATTTTTTCATGGTATTATTTTTCTCAGCCAACGAATAGTTTGCACTTAATTTTAACAACAGTATTTCTTTCAATGATTGCATGGATTGGAATATTAAACGAAAACTTATGGCAAAATCAATCATGGATGAAACGATTTATGAAATATTTGTTTTATCCTGTGTTATTAGGAATTCCATTTGTATTTTATAGTAATTATGAATTTCAAACGCAACAAACGATGTTCGTCTTTCTATTTTTAGGATTAAGTGGATTTTTATCATTTCTAATACCAGTCATTTTAATGCCGTATTTAGCGTATGTATTTGAAGATAGTTCAGTATTATTATGGGCGGAATTATCGAATCCAAATCAGCCGTTATTAAAAGACCTAATTACTCAGGCTCCTGGAACGTATCACCATAGTTTAATGGTGGCAAATATTTCTGCAAACTGTGTAGAAGCAATTGGTGGCGACTCTCAATTAGCCAGAGTAGCCTGTTATTATCATGACATTGGAAAGTTAGAACATCCATTTTTCTTTATTGAGAACTTAGCAGGGCATATGGAATCACCTCATAAACAGTTAAAAGCTGAAGAATCTGCTCAGATTATTTTTAATCATGTGACAAAAGGGGTCGAAATTTTAACACAACATCAATTCCCTCAAGCAGTCATTGATATATGTGCGCAACATCATGGAACAACATTGATGAAATATTTCTATGCTGAAGCATTGAAAAATAATCCGGATGTGAAAGAGGAAGACTTCCGTTATCCAGGACCAAAACCTCAAACAAAAGAGGCAGCAATTATTAATATCGTGGATAGTGCAGAAGCAGCTACTCGTGCGATGAAAGAACCTACCTTAGAAAAGGTAGAAGCGTTAGTTCATTCGATTATTATGAATCGACTAGAAGATGAACAATTTATAGAATGTGATATTACGATGAAAGAAATTGCAATTGTAGAAAAAATGATTGTTACTTCTTTAAATGGAACTTTCCATTCAAGAATTGAATATCCTACAATCAAAAAACAAGAAACAAAGTAG
- the ybeY gene encoding rRNA maturation RNase YbeY, with amino-acid sequence MFIELIDETEVVKEEYQKLVEDVVSFASDYLHYPENRECCISFVSSERIREINRDFRNIDKVTDVISFALDDEDEDMDPIKNFMASDENFVTSIGDIIISVDRAKEQAEEYGHSLERELGFLALHGFLHLNGYDHQTEEEEKEMTGLQTEILTAYGLTRNA; translated from the coding sequence ATGTTTATTGAATTAATAGACGAAACCGAAGTAGTTAAAGAAGAATATCAAAAATTAGTAGAAGATGTCGTGTCATTTGCGAGTGACTATTTACATTATCCAGAAAATCGTGAATGCTGTATTTCATTTGTTTCAAGTGAAAGAATTCGTGAGATTAATCGAGATTTTAGAAATATTGATAAAGTAACGGATGTCATTAGTTTTGCTTTAGATGATGAAGATGAAGATATGGATCCAATTAAAAACTTTATGGCTTCAGACGAAAATTTTGTGACTTCCATCGGGGATATTATTATCTCAGTAGATCGTGCAAAGGAACAAGCAGAAGAATATGGGCATAGTTTAGAACGTGAATTAGGTTTCTTAGCTTTACATGGCTTTTTACATTTAAATGGTTATGATCATCAAACAGAAGAAGAAGAAAAAGAAATGACAGGCTTGCAAACAGAAATTTTAACAGCCTATGGTTTAACAAGAAATGCATAA
- a CDS encoding diacylglycerol kinase family protein, producing MHKQVGKNHHFKQSLQHAINGIQTVFQDERNFRFDVAAAILVVILGVLLKIERLEWYWIIFCIFLMFILEMLNTVVEQLVDLMVEHNYYLAAKKAKDVAAGVVLMGSIFVLLMASVIFIPKILQIFL from the coding sequence ATGCATAAACAAGTTGGAAAAAATCATCATTTCAAACAATCATTGCAACATGCTATTAATGGGATTCAAACGGTATTTCAAGATGAGAGAAATTTCAGATTCGATGTTGCAGCAGCTATTTTAGTGGTAATACTAGGAGTCTTATTAAAAATTGAAAGACTAGAATGGTATTGGATTATATTTTGTATCTTTTTAATGTTTATTTTAGAAATGTTAAATACCGTTGTAGAACAATTAGTCGATTTAATGGTAGAACATAACTATTATTTAGCTGCTAAAAAAGCAAAAGATGTAGCTGCAGGCGTTGTATTAATGGGATCTATTTTTGTTCTCTTAATGGCTTCTGTAATTTTTATTCCAAAGATTTTACAAATATTTTTATAA